A stretch of Acidobacteriota bacterium DNA encodes these proteins:
- a CDS encoding Hsp20/alpha crystallin family protein: MTLTRWSPAHNLAALEIDRLNRMFGSVFGEEARDADSTVSAWLPPVDIFETPTRDLVVKLEVPGMKREDITVTFENNVLTVAGERKLSDDVKREEYHRRERVYGTFRRGFTLPSSVDGGRVHAAYADGVLTITLPQRAEAKPRQIAVEG; this comes from the coding sequence ATGACCCTGACTCGTTGGAGCCCTGCGCACAACCTTGCAGCGCTCGAAATCGATCGTCTGAATCGGATGTTTGGCAGTGTGTTTGGCGAAGAGGCCCGCGACGCCGACTCGACCGTCAGCGCGTGGCTGCCGCCGGTGGACATCTTCGAGACGCCCACCCGTGACCTGGTGGTGAAGCTGGAAGTGCCCGGCATGAAGCGCGAAGACATCACGGTGACGTTTGAGAACAACGTCCTCACCGTGGCCGGCGAACGCAAGTTGTCGGACGACGTGAAGCGCGAGGAATATCACCGCCGCGAACGCGTCTACGGCACGTTCCGCCGTGGCTTCACGCTGCCGTCCTCGGTGGATGGCGGCCGGGTGCACGCCGCGTATGCCGACGGCGTGTTGACCATCACCTTGCCGCAGCGCGCGGAAGCGAAGCCGCGCCAGATCGCCGTCGAGGGGTAG